The Conger conger chromosome 11, fConCon1.1, whole genome shotgun sequence genome includes the window ctcctctccctgctcccctTCCCGCTCCTCTCCCCGCCCAGCCTGCCCCCTCAGCCTCTGGGCTTCAGCCCTCTGGAAGAAGGACTGCCCCTCCCGCGCTGAGCGACCCGGTTTGGAGGGCCGGGCTGTGAGAGACATGCCCGTCTGTATCACAGCCCCCCCAGACAGGGGGGTGGGATTATCTGGGGCGGTGTTAGGCAGCGGGGTGTCTCCAGGAGGCCTGCTGGACTGCAGGAAGCTGacgatgctcttctgcagagaCTTCCTGTCGTCAGAGCTCAGGAACCCCGACACACGGacccctgcagagagaggagggagaggctcAGTCAGAGGCCCTTACTGCTGGCCTACATCACACAATCCAGCTACCCTAAGCGGCTTTACTCCACAGCTGCATTTCAGAGAATAACTCAGGACCTGCAAACAAGAAACGCCACAAGCACTAAAGGGAAACAAGGAAAAGCAGTACAAAGGAACAAATAGCAAACTGAAGTAAATAATCAAATGGTAGAAGTAGTTAGGAAAAGGTCTGGCTCTGAATTCAAGGTTATGTTGGTCATAAGGCCACCATACAGCAGAGTTCAGCAGGAGAACGGTTAGATCTTCCCCACGCTAACGCAGCCCTGATTAAACCTGGGGAAGGTTTTCCCCCGGGCTGTGAAACgtgtgattagagaggagaggctGTGTTACTGAGAGAGTGATACACAGGGTCTGAGCTGTAATCAACCTGCCGTCACAAACACCGCCTTTCACACTGGAGGACTGGCACACTCCACGCCTCACTGAGGATATATGCACAGAGATTCCTCGCAGCACTGATAAAGTGATAAAGGAGTGCCATAAACAAACCCAATACTGCAGCTCATGCACGTTAAGGAGATAACAAAAAGGTCGCTGGACTGAGGtctgtattcaatcaacatgTATCCTTTCAGCACTTGTTAACGTTGCCTTTTAACAGATAAACCACAAGACTTCTTTATTTCCTCTTTGGTGAGTTCGTTTTAGGGGTCGCTGAACTCGTTTGTAATACTGTGTTTGTAAAtataaattgaaattaaataaaaaatgatttccTTTGTTAAACGGtaaaaagaacagaacagcttCTGACTTGAGAAGCTGAGTATCGTGTGGTGTGACGTGCACACGTTGGTCTGGTGAAATTACCCATGAGCCTTAGCCTCAGCGGGTGGGGGCTGGCATTGTCAATCTCGATCTTCAGGAGGTCTCTGGCCACGGCATAGATCTCCTCCTCGCTGGACACCGCTGATGACACAGTGGAAGCTCTGGTCTTCACCTCGAAGTTCACACTCTTCAGCTTCACCGTCACCGTCTTCCCCTGGAAGAGAAGGGACACGGAGGTGATTTAAAGAtctgtcagacacacagggcTTTGTACACACTCATCCACCTTCTCCTGCATGCTGACAAAGCTCACACCCTGGTGTGAGCATCACATCAGCAGCTCTATAAACCCGACACTGGCGTCTCCTTAGAGGAGATGAATCCGAGAGGATCCATGGAGTGGCCTGGTACAATGCTCTGTTTGACGCTGCGGTTTTCCAGGGGAATCTCTGATAAATGGCGGTTTTACAGTAATGCTGCGCGGTGGATTGGAGAAAGATTCTGCAAGCCGTCTTCGTTCAGGCACTTCGCTACATAAAAGGGCCGAGTTTGAGCACCCATTTCAGTCCCTGCAGGAAGCCGGCAATCTGGAGCAATCTCCGCACAATACAAAGAGCAAAGACATGAAGGATACCGCCACAAAACACCCCACTAAGGCACAACTACCTCAAAATGGACAAAACGTCTGCATACGTGAACTATGTCCAGGAGAGGCACAGACCGTAAAATATAAagattgaaacattttttttctgtagcAGAAGTACATTTACACTGAATGAGGACTGAACACGAACACCAGCTTTAGAAATCGATCTCTGCGGTCGGAGACAAATCACTCTAAACAGCTACACTTCTCACAATGAGCGAGATCGTCCGATCAATGCCCAGAAAGAGTCAGGAGCTGCTGATATTAGGTTCTGTATTGCAcgttttatttaaacaggaGGATAAAAAACGCGGCAGCTGAAAGGATGAAGTATCGCTGGTCGCAGGGAGGAGATCACTAATCAGCGCTCATTTTCAGCCCAGCCTGAGGTCTGAGAGTCCAGCCACCTTCTCCTCCAGGTGGGCTCATGATTGACCCACTGGAGATAAGCACACCTTCTGCAGCCATTTTAACCACCCAGCACCCCAAACCCCTGGGGAGATCTGGGCCCACAGCCCCCCCCAGGTAAGGAGGCTGGTCAGGaacgtggtctttaatcaagccCTTCAGTAGCGGGGTCAGACCCGTACGCAGGCCAGCAGTACTGTACACAGTACCCAGAGCCTCCTCATATCATCTCAACACCCTCAGTGAGATTAACGTTCTCCTCGCCGACTAGGATTATACTGCGAGACCCTGAAGTAAGCCCTGCTTAGGAAACGTAACAGTCATATTTTCTGCTGAGCCATTTATTAGATCCTATCACTGTAGATATACTGGATTAGATAAACTGGAGTATTTATGAGATACTAGGGTCTGGGATGAGGACGGGAGGCTCACAAAGGACTGACAGCTATTCTCAGAGATTCAGGGGACATCCATTATCCGGTGTGATGAGGTACTTCTGCCACGTGTAAATCAAAGCAaagtttttttatgttgttttatcCTCCTcgtgctgtagcagtgtggttTCATAACAGTTTCAAATTCCCCTTTCCTCTTTATTTGGATAAAAAGTGAAAAACCAGAAACGCTCATTATTCAAGTAGCAGCAGATTAAGACTTACTACAACATGGCAGCACACCGTATGAAACTGCTGCTGCACCCAAAACTATGAAAGGACACATACGGAGGCAGCCAACCGTTTTCAGATGTGTGGGGTGGCGAGCAGGCCTGAAAAGCTTTTTATTCACTAGTGAATTTGAGCAGTTGCCTGCGCCTGTACAAataaatttaataaatgatttatttgtGCCTCGCTATAAATCAAAACCAGCTAAAAAACCAAGGGTTGCCATTTTCTCTCCTGCTTGGCAGAAGCTTTGCCGTTTCTCTGCGCTTACAAACTGCAATTACTTTGTGTTCCTGTCTCCTTTATGAGTAGATATGTTTAGATGGAAACGCTTTGGTTTACTGGCTCAGCCACTAAACATTAATGAAGCTATCGGCTAACACGCTTGCTCAGCACTTCTCCACAgatgtgtattctctcttcatttCCACGTGGCttcacagaggcacacaaaacACGCCCTGTCAGCAGCGGGTCACAGCTGAAGTCTAACCAAATCAGAGGGCCAGAACTGACAAGCGCTCCTCTGAAGAATATAAAGGAATGGCAAGACAATCAAATATGACAACTATACAATAAAGCAGAACGCGAGGGCGAAACACACTGCATTGTACTAATCCTGAAACTTGGAGACAAAACAGTTCAATACAGTGGCTGAGTACATTCAAGTGTTTCTCCACACAGAAGAGCAGCTGCATCTTACAGGGCCTTGTGTCGCTGCCGGCACCCACCTTCAAGTCCTCCTTCTGCAGGTCCTGGGCCAGATCCCGACAGAGCTCTCTGCACAGGTCAAACTGCTGCTCCGCACTGCTCATCTCTGCAAACGTCCTGCAGTAACACAGagctcatctctgcacacgTTCTGCAGTAACACAGAGCTCATCTCTGCAAACGTCCTGCAGTAACACAGagctcatctctgcacacgttctgcagtaacacagagctcatctctgcacacgttctgcagtaacacagagctcatctctgcacacgttctgcagtaacacagagctcatctctgcacacgTTCTGCAGTAACACAACAGagctcatctctgcacacgttctgcagtaacacagagctcatctctgcacacgTTCTGCAGTAACACAACAGagctcatctctgcacacgttctgcagtaacacagagctcatctctgcacacgTTCTGCAGTAACACAACAGagctcatctctgcacacgTTCTGCAGTAACACAACAGagctcatctctgcacacgTTCTGCAGTAACACAACAGagctcatctctgcacacgTTCTGCAGTAACACAACAGagctcatctctgcacacgTTCTGCAGTAACACAACAGagctcatctctgcacacgttctgcagtaacacagagctcatctctgcacacgttctgcagtaacacagagctcatctctgcacacgTTCTGCAGTAACACGAGAGACACAGTTACACTGGGCAATCTCAACACACAAACCAGAAATCTATCACTGCAGCTACATGTACATGTAGACATTCAGATGGCCTGGAGTGCACACAAATTTGCAAAGCTCCTGATGCTCTGCTGTACAGTCTGGGTTATATCGATGTGCCTCCGTAACTTGGGAGTTTCGTGAGTTCAGCAGATTGACACACGCAAAGAAAACAAGCCTGCCCTTATCTTTGTTTTAACTTCTTGTGCAAGAAAAGGTTCATCCAgtgttgactgaatccaggcaGATGTCCTATTTATCTTATGATATACATTATATGTATTGTGCAATAAAATATGGTCATTAAGCCATGACAGGAAATATTCCATTAAACTGAACAAACTAAACTAAGTTTAAACTGCATTTGTATTCCAAAGCACTGAAATAAATGAGATAGCTGGTAAAAAGCAGTGTGCACACAGCGCAGACGGTAGTAAACAGTAGGACAGTATATCCCTTTTATGGCACTGTGGACTGCAGTAAAACTGCCTGTGCTGTGTTTGCAGTGGGGTCTCCCTGTCTAACTTGAGTGGCCGGCTCATGAACGCACCATAAAAGAGCAAGGCCTGCCAACTCAAACCTCATGCTATCACCATAAAGCCTTAGCCTGCTTAAAtccctgtactgtatgttagctAATCTCAGCATGTCAGAGTAAATTAATACGATCTGTACAGTGAGTAGGAGTGCTGATGTAAGATGAGTTTTACTGTACCCCGTCCAAATCTCAACCATATCCACCATGGGAAAAAAGACTGATAATCCTAAATCAGTGCTCCTCCTGTAGAGAGGCTCTAAAAAGACCTGCTACTGGTCTCAGTCGAACAGAAAGTGATAGAACAAGAGCACTAATTATCTGAAGGGAAACTGTAATTTGCTGTTTATTTAGTGCTACATGACTTCATTTATGTGAATGTATGAACAAAGACAACAGAAAGAGAGTGTGCTTTTATATCCTTGCTTTTACTCTCCAAAACAGAAATGTGCTACTTTGGGAATTATGAGTAAATTGAGGGAAAGAAGAGTGTTTTTTCCACAGCGGATTGacgtcacaaacacactctgtaCCTTTCTGTGCTCATGCTCTTCCTTTCACTATCCctgcaaaaagaagaaaacatttttagcaTTTGTTAGAATCATAGTGACTTCATGACATTCACCTGCTGTTAATATCTAAGCGTACATCCCTTTTTCTTCTTACTTTAATGATGAAACTGACTGCAGTCAACTGTAATATTAATTAATCCAGGcactttgtttttaaaaggatGTGATAGTTTTGCCTCTGGGGTAATCCTGTACTTCCTGTGCTCTTTGTAAAGTGCTTTTGAGAAGAACAGCTTTTGAAAGGTGAAATATAAATCATGTGTGATATTATTATGCCTCAGTAATGTAATTAGCTGGCTGACCTTTCGATGTGCGTGGAGCCCAGGCCCAGAGAGATCTGCAGGAAGTGATGCCAGGAGAGCTCAGAGAACAGCAGGGAtagcagcgccccctgctggagcagcCCGGAACAGGTGGTGATGCCCAGAGCTCTCAGCATCTTCTCTGTTACCTTCCCAATGCCCGacacctgagagacacacacagacacagacacagacacagacacagacacagacacagacacagacacagacacagacagacagacagacagacagacagacagagacacacacagacacacacagacacacacagacacacacacagaaaataatatttagcaAAGCTAAATTACAGTGACTTTCAAATAATCGACTTTTCCTTGAACTGTGTAGTCATAACAAATAACCTTATTATTTTGGAATATGAGCCATTGCACTACTATAACAAATCAAGCGGAACAAAGCTGCTGATAAGAGGTGATCGGGATTCTGTGAGCACAGGTGAACCTGTTAAAATCACAGTGAACTGGTTAAAGCACAGGTGAATATGTTAGAGTCACAGTGAGCTTGTTAAACCGCAGGTGTACACGTTAGTGGCACAGTGAGCTGGTTAAAGCGCAGGTGTACACGTTAGAGTCACAGTGAGCTGGTTAAAGCGCAGGTGTACACGTTAGAGTCACAGTGAGCTGGTTAAAGCGGAGGTGTATACGTTAGTCACAGTGAGCTGGTTAAAGCGCAGGTGTACACGTTAGAGTCACAGTGAGCTGGTTAAAGCGCAGGTGTACACGTTAGAGTCACAGTGAGCTGGTTAAAGCGCAGGTGCATACGTTAGTCACAGTGAGCTGGTTAAAGCGCAGGTGTACACGTTAGTGGCACAGTGAGCTGGTTAAAGCGCAGGTGTACACGTTAGTGGCACAGTGAGCTGGTTAAAGCGCAGGTGTGCACGTTAGTGGCACAGTGAGCTGGTTAAAGCGCAGGTGTACACGTTAGAGTCACAGTGAGCTGGTTAAAGCGCAGGTGTACACGTTAGAGTCACAGTGAGCTGGTTAAAGCGCAGGTGCATACGTTAGTCACAGTGAGCTGGTTAAAACGCAGGTGTACACGTTAGTGGCACAGTGAGCTGGTTAAAGCGCAGGTGTACACGTTAGTGGCACAGTGAGCTGGTTAAAGCGCAGGTGTGCATGTTAGTGGCACAGTGAGCTGGTTAAAGCGCAGGTGTACACGTTAGAGTCACAGTGAGCTGGTTAAAGCGCAGGTGTACACGTTAGAGTCACAGTGAGCTGGTTAAAGCGCAGGCGTACACGTTAGTCACAGTGAGCTGGTTAAAGCGCAGGTGTACACGTTAGTGGCACAGTGAGCTGGTTAAAGCGCAGGTGTACACGTTAGTGGCACAGTGAGCTGGTTAAAGCGCAGGTGTACACGTTAGTGGCACAGTGAGCTGGTTAAACCGCAGGTGTACACATTAGTCACAGTGAGCTGGTTAAAGCGGAGGTGTATACGTTAGTGGCACAGTGAGCTGGTTAAAGCGCAGGTGTACACGTTAGTGGCACAGTGAGCTGGTTAAAGCGCAGGTGTATACGTTAGTCACAGTGAGCTGGTTAAAGCGGAGGTGTATACGTTAGTGGCACAGTGAGCTGGTTAAAGCGCAGGTGTATACGTTAGTGGCACAGTGAGCTGGTTAAAGCGCAGGTGTACACGTTAGTGGCACAGTGAGCTGGTTAAAGCGCAGGTGTATACGTTAGTCACAGTGAGCTGGTTAAAGCGCAGGTGTACACGTTAGTGGCACAGTGAGCTGGTTAAAGCGCAGGTGTATACGTTAGTAGCACAGTGAGCTGGTTAAAGCGCAGGTGTACACGTTAGTGGCACAGTGAGCTGGTTAAAGCGCAGGTGTACACGTTAGAGTCACAGTGAGCTGGTTAAAGCGCAGGTGTACACGTTAGTGGCACAGTGAGCTGGTTAAAGCGCAGGTGTATACGTTAGTAGCACAGTGAGCTGGTTAAAGCGCAGGTGTACACGTTAGAGTCACAGTGAGCTGGTTAAAGCGCAGGTGCATATGTTAGTCACAGTGAGCTGGTTAAACCGCAGGTGTACACGTTAGTGGCACAGTGAGCTGGTTAGTTGCAGACGCACCTTGCGGATGGGGAGGTCCTGGATGAAGTCCATCACGGCCTGTCTGTCTGCGGGGATGCAGTACTGTCCATCGGGCTTGTTCTTGTCGCTGCACACCTTGGCCAGCATCATGTTTGGAGCGATGCCTTCAACACAgacacaatatatacacaatGCCTTCAACACAAGCACATAATGCCTTCAACAGACACAACTATTACagacacagtacatacacaatgCCTAGAACACAGAGTTAAGTACctctaaatatcacatttttgcCACGCCTGCGACACTTTTTTTAATGGCTCTACCAGGAAAATGAAATGGACTATGAAGCTCATGTATTCAGGAATCTCATAATTGTCTGCCAACATAcagaaaaagtgaaaagccCTACCTATACTAGGTCCTAATTCAAGGATTTTAATACACTGTAGAGACAAAGCTCCTACACACCTCAACTGCTGAAcgtgagccaatcagagacctCTCCATTagtaaagaaaataagaaagacTCTGGATTGGAGTGTAATGAtgtcattgtgatgtcaccTGCGCTGGCGGTCAGGCTGGTGCGCTGCTCTATGCGGAAGCGCATCTCCCGCACCGCTTCCTCTGCACCCGTCCCAAACACCACCGGCTCTGCTGGCCcctgggggccagggggggAAACGGGGTCGTCCTCAAACAGGACCAGGGACAGGTCCGCAGAGCCCCCATCGCCCTGGgacccctcctccacccccctgcCTGCACGGAGAAACCACACTGAGCTGCATTCAGATATTTAGATAAAATTACAAGATGACTAAACTGTGACAATCTAGGACAATTGTGAACCCAGTAAGTGTGtggtgaaaataatgaaagtgagcagcagcagcctgacacacacacagctgccctcTTACGGCAGCTGAAAGAAAGACACCAAACGCAGGGCACTGCAGGTACAGAAGGACAGAGAGGGTGTATGACACCACTGTGAGCGTGGGGGAGGCTCGGGGGAGGCTCGGGGGATGCGCACCCTCAGCAGTGGCGGTCTCTGTGCGGGGGGTGTGTGTCCGCCGGGCCTCGGGCCAGCCCTGTCGCTCCCGCAGGTGCTCGGTGAAGTCCAGGTACGCCTCGTCCAGACTCACGGGCATGAAGAACGGGTCGTACTCAGAGAAAACCTCCCGCACCTGCAGGGACAGACCAGGGGAGGGGTGATGAATTAGGCGTATATCCGCCCACTCGATTAAGGAGAGTTTCTCCAGCCGGAGAGAGCAGGGCTCATATCTGTTGGGCAAGACCTGCTTATCTCTTATTTAACGGCTCAAAGCTCCTGCCCATTTCCGTCTGACTCCTGCCCGTTATTGCGTCACCAAGGCAACCTGATTGTcgtgtgagaaaaaaaagaagaagcttgGCTTAAACTAGGTCAGCAGCTTTTTGCATCAGTCCAAAGCAGACGCAAGGAAACTGACTGCTCTATGATTCAGGTCATGGACTGTCACTAtgaggaaaataaaaactgtgGCATTGGAAGTTGCCTGGATTTTAGTGAAAGACAATACACATGTTTCTCCTGTCAAGAAGCACTAGAGCAACACTGGACCCAGAGATCACTGGGAAAGGGGAGGTGAAATATGCCTTTTGTAAACAGGTTTCCACACATTATTAGACACACAGCTCCTGCTACTCCTACAAGTTTCCAGTTTACAGCATTATTTTAAAGCATCTAAGATTATTGCAGACACCACTGAATTTACACACAGAGATTATTCCAGACACTGCTGAATTCACACACAGAGATTATTCCAGACACTGCTGAATTAACACACAGAGATTATTCCAGACACCGCTGATTTAACAGAGATTATTGCAGACACCGCTGAATTTACACAGAGATTATTCCAGACACCGCCAAATTTACGCACAGACTACAAACATAATGTGCACATTCCACTCAAAGATTACAACTAACAAATGTAACACAATGTCAGATAAACCTGACACATTATTGCCATATAAATACAGCCAGGAGAGGGCGTACTAAGCACCAGTCTTCAGCAGCGTCAGGTGTAAAATAAGCTTTGTGCCCCTGGGTGCGCTAGGGGCTGCTGAGTCACCCCGCGTGGGAGCAGCCGGACTGTCCAGCGTAGACACAGACGTGCACCGGGGTGTTAATGTAACTCCGTCTACAGAGCAACGCATTAATGTAACCCAGTCTACTGGAACACACAGCCATAATCAGCACACCCACAATACTACAATCCCTAGAGCTCCCTGCTCTAAGACAGACCAGCAGCCATCTGCAGCGGTGTCTGCTGACTGTACGTCattctactgtgtgtgtgtgtgtgtgtgtgtatgtgtgtgtatatgcacagtatgggtgtgtgcgagtgtgtatacagtatgtgtgcacagtacatgtgtgtatctgcgtgtgcgCAATATGTGTGAGATACTGAGCAGCTAAGAGCAGCGTCAAGgactacatttttaaacaagatTCATCATACATTCACCTCCAAAAGCATCAAACTCTCTTCAATATTTCAATTATGAGCATCACAGGACAGGTCCTAACCACAGtaaacaaagtgaaaataaacatcCAAACAAATTAACTACAGGATGGAGATGTATGGGGGTGTATGTGGATAAGGGTGTAGTTACAGGATGTCAGTTCACATTCATTGATCAGTgagatttatgcagacatttgGGTATTGATGAGGACTAAAACAGGACAATCCAATACATACACTAAAGGGAAACAACTTCTGAGCTGTGCAATTTTCAAAAATACTGCTGTCACTAGTATAAGTGAATGTTTAAAAGCTGATGGAAGATGCATTGGGTTCAGTATAACATGGCATCCTGCCCTGCTCACAGATCTTTATAATAATGGGACAGCCTGCCCTGGAGACTGAAACATATTATAGTGAGTGCGGTATGTTTGCGTTGCTTGGCTCTTCCAttgaaaatatcacattttgaaTCTCAATATCTTACAAAACCAATCTTAATAGCATTtcacaggtctactacaatggcaaagGGCTTGCTATCTGCTTTTTGATTTGGTATAGCTACATTGcgacatttctgtgttatggatagcCCTAAAAATTTTGCATAAAAATCTCGACTTTATTTGCGCCAAAATGActtctttaatttaataacttaaatccaacagatcccaacacaagaccactcattaTGTTGGTAATTCAGAGACATACGTGccttttctaatttcatgactgtacatcTAATTAAACTTGAATTAGACCTCCAAAGTCAAAATTTTGACGACAAATTTTCCATAGACACAATGCTAAAAAGGCTACTCTAAAGTCTAAAGTCATCGAATATGAGACTGTTATGTTCAGCAATGTTATCAGGTGCAGGTAGTAGCTAGATGATATTACATAGCACAAAAACAGTAGACTAACAGCAGTCAGTCTCACTTGATACATTAAAGCAAAGGCGGCCAAAAAGAGACCGGCCAAGCCGGCATACATAAATAGAAAATGTACAGCTAAATTGCCAGCTAAATTGGTTTATTAGGTTAACCACCAACAAAATGAGTTCAgtaggctagccagctagctctagCTACACTGAAAAATGGCTGTGACAGTGTTAATGCCAGTTACATAACTAGCGAGCCTATagttaaaactttaaaaagtaGACTGCGATCTACCACGCCAGCTATCTGGCTGGCTGATATGGtatatttctcattacacatGACATGAGAGAACATGCAATATTACTAGCAAGATAAGGTTGAACCAAGAATTTATCATCAATGAAAGGCAAAATAGCACTTTCTGCCAGTAAATGGCATCAGTGTATAAGAAATGGGGAGAATGGGATTTATGCAACCCTTAATATAAGTTCTCagccaagggttttatttttagtgAATACCGAAGATGACCTATCAAGTATTAATTGAACCTCCTGATGTAACTAGGGAAAGtaatcacaaaaaacaatgttgcagtataatacaattattaattCTTgggaggtttgaatcttaaccAGTGGTGAGTGTTGTTTGACTTACAGTAGACAAGGAATCAATGGTTGTagcagttgtcagagatctgtgctgcaGATACAcattgatggagagcaggctgatgttagcgatCAAtctaatttcctgtcttttgtggctttcagcaaatgcaaacatttaacttaaaacatagttttttgtgattaatagtaTGCAAGTCAGGTTCTGTACGAGGCAATATCTCCTTATCTAAAATCGGAACATGAAGCCCCCTCGCTTTAAAACAAGAAGAGGGGGATGGATTGTAATAAAGGAAGAATAATGCCTGTATCTCTCCTGTATGCCTGTTATCGCTCTGATACAGATAGAGGGGTGAGGGACACAAAGATATGAACTTATGAACCAGACCATGCAGCCCAATGAAAGGCCTTCTGTTGTTTTCAAGGGCACCATGGAAACGGCGGGTAAACAAGTCAGGGTACGAAggacgggggggcggggggcagcaTTACCTCAGTGCTCGCGGCCCTGTACTTCTCGAAGTTGTGTGGAACAATGACGAGGTCAGGGCAGAGTTTCCTGGCGATGAAGCTGGGCATCGCCGCACGGACACCGAACTTCCGGGCGTGGTAATTGGACGTCGACTAGAAGGAAAACAGGAGAAAGACAGCGTTCCGATCGCTTCAAAACTGAGGCCAGACTACAGGTCTCAAAAAGGCACAAAACCCTGAGGTGGATCAAATGTTTCTGAAtaaatttttaaatgattataaCTTCGGTTTTGAGGCAAAAGGTTTATGAATCTTGCTGCAAAAGCTTGACAATgaataacacagga containing:
- the polk gene encoding DNA polymerase kappa, with translation MEAPGGTWMALNDNKAGMEGLDKDKINKIILEASKGSRYYESELKKEQKVNQRIEKMLQYKELITQQQLLRAQEQVEKMAADLERGRCLGRVIVHVDMDAFYAAVEMRDRPELKDRPMAVGSDRMLSTSNYHARKFGVRAAMPSFIARKLCPDLVIVPHNFEKYRAASTEVREVFSEYDPFFMPVSLDEAYLDFTEHLRERQGWPEARRTHTPRTETATAEGRGVEEGSQGDGGSADLSLVLFEDDPVSPPGPQGPAEPVVFGTGAEEAVREMRFRIEQRTSLTASAGIAPNMMLAKVCSDKNKPDGQYCIPADRQAVMDFIQDLPIRKVSGIGKVTEKMLRALGITTCSGLLQQGALLSLLFSELSWHHFLQISLGLGSTHIERDSERKSMSTERTFAEMSSAEQQFDLCRELCRDLAQDLQKEDLKGKTVTVKLKSVNFEVKTRASTVSSAVSSEEEIYAVARDLLKIEIDNASPHPLRLRLMGVRVSGFLSSDDRKSLQKSIVSFLQSSRPPGDTPLPNTAPDNPTPLSGGAVIQTGMSLTARPSKPGRSAREGQSFFQRAEAQRLRGQAGRGEEREGEQGEERGGVSSCSLQQGQAGLTCPICFQQQESADLRSFNHHIDQCLSAGPAQSHGVGADWGAGVGGGRSGLQGERMRPKAAAAVRDSDARAGSSDRPPGTPGTHTLTSSSLRPAESGRPGTLSHRPLCSGASDLTPWRPPLTCPVCCTQQGGNLTLFNTHLDMCLNQDVLQELGPGPLSHNASVTASTEGKGTPEPCQSAPKPSSKNKRCGSPTLPSPKKAKGLNPRNTIDRFFR